In Pseudonocardia sp. EC080619-01, the following proteins share a genomic window:
- the ccsA gene encoding cytochrome c biogenesis protein CcsA, with protein sequence MIEPDLTRTTAVTPRTVFGRRLPLAVATAVVIAAGAALLSPPDRLQGELVRLMYVHVPAAWTAFLAYGVTLVAGLVWLRRRTAVWDRLAASSAEAGVFFTGLAIGLGSIWGRPTWGVWWTWDARLVTTALLFFVYLGYLALRRAIDDPVARARRSAVFGVVAFAMVPLVHFSVLWWRTLHQPPSLLRPAAPAIGGGMLAALLLSVLAFTVLYVLVVRTRMRITAAEDAADAAESAGDRPVAGDAVTAPRGETE encoded by the coding sequence ATGATCGAACCTGATCTGACCCGGACGACTGCGGTGACACCGCGGACCGTCTTCGGCCGCCGGTTGCCCCTCGCGGTCGCGACCGCCGTCGTCATCGCGGCGGGCGCCGCGTTGCTCTCGCCGCCCGACCGGTTGCAGGGTGAGCTCGTACGGCTGATGTACGTGCACGTCCCCGCGGCGTGGACGGCGTTCCTCGCCTACGGCGTGACCCTCGTAGCCGGCCTGGTCTGGTTGCGGCGGCGCACCGCTGTCTGGGATCGGCTGGCGGCATCGAGCGCGGAGGCCGGGGTGTTCTTCACCGGTCTCGCCATCGGCCTGGGCTCGATCTGGGGTCGACCTACCTGGGGCGTGTGGTGGACGTGGGACGCCCGGCTCGTGACCACGGCGTTGCTGTTCTTCGTCTACCTCGGCTACCTCGCCCTGCGGCGCGCGATCGACGACCCGGTCGCTCGGGCCCGTCGGTCGGCGGTGTTCGGCGTCGTCGCCTTCGCCATGGTCCCGCTCGTGCACTTCTCGGTGCTGTGGTGGCGCACGCTGCACCAGCCGCCGTCGCTGCTGCGTCCCGCTGCACCGGCGATCGGCGGCGGGATGCTGGCAGCGCTGCTGCTTTCCGTCCTGGCCTTCACCGTCCTCTACGTGCTGGTCGTCCGGACCCGGATGCGGATCACCGCCGCCGAGGACGCCGCAGACGCTGCTGAGAGCGCGGGCGACCGGCCGGTCGCCGGTGATGCCGTGACCGCACCCCGAGGGGAGACCGAGTGA
- a CDS encoding cytochrome c maturation protein CcmE, whose protein sequence is MTTSHTRERRVVRRYRLLGASATGVLAVLVGLLLFGNLNGNLVYYLEPDEALAQRTSQSDGTRFQLGGLVADGTVVGEPGRVQFEVTSSAGPDGVRVPVEFSGAPAQLFGAGVGVVLEGEWRGDTFVSDSMKVKHDENYQPPGDEGSA, encoded by the coding sequence ATGACGACCTCACACACCCGTGAACGCCGTGTCGTGCGGCGCTATCGCCTGCTCGGCGCTTCTGCGACCGGTGTCCTGGCCGTGCTGGTCGGCCTGCTGCTGTTCGGCAACCTGAACGGCAACCTCGTCTACTACCTCGAGCCCGACGAGGCGCTGGCCCAGCGCACGAGCCAGTCCGACGGCACCCGGTTCCAGCTCGGCGGCCTCGTCGCGGACGGCACTGTCGTCGGAGAACCAGGCCGGGTGCAGTTCGAGGTGACGTCCTCGGCCGGGCCGGACGGTGTCCGGGTGCCCGTGGAGTTCAGTGGCGCCCCGGCTCAGCTGTTCGGCGCCGGCGTCGGGGTCGTGCTCGAAGGGGAGTGGCGGGGGGACACCTTCGTCTCGGACTCGATGAAGGTGAAGCACGACGAGAACTACCAGCCGCCCGGCGACGAGGGTTCGGCATGA
- a CDS encoding heme lyase CcmF/NrfE family subunit — MTTAVPSAGWTGLMLGLAGSVVLAVLGFLAQHRPGAVRRRQLLVGAGFMLGGSVLAMAALQVALLTDNFAVSYVAENHSRATSTFFSITGAWAALEGSLVLWVLVLSGFTAAVMHGVRDTDDRLGTGALGVLGSVGAFFFGLVVLAGNPFEILAEVPADGPGPNPILADHVLMAVHPPLLYVGYVGLTVPFAFAMSALLGSVAGVEWLRRTRRANLTAWSFLTAGLVVGAWWSYEVLGWGGYWAWDPVENAALVPWLVATAFLHSAVVQVRRGMLQSWNFVLVLAAFALTVLGTFLTRSAVVQSVHSFSQSDVGPPLLVFFVVVVVTGFVLIALRAERIASRGGPESLASREGMFLLNNLLLSLFAFVVLLGTLYPVVLEAITAEQVSVGRPFFDRMAVPLGFALLLAMWAGPVTPYRHASPAVVWRRLRVPLLLAACAATTAVLAGVRSPGVLAVVALATGIASSTVRQALMTAPARTPAGLWRLICGQRGYSGGQLAHLGVALFVVVVATSSGLAERSTVTVDRGESVEFAGYTLTFDYVDEHELPDRLVTDAHLTVTDGERVVREMSPLLNSFPGRPQAVGNPDVWTTPTQDVYVALGNLEPERVTLNLFRYPLMVWMWVGGGMVAAGGFWALGRPRRTARTAVDPGMSRSGEPVNSDA, encoded by the coding sequence ATGACGACGGCGGTGCCCTCCGCCGGGTGGACCGGCCTCATGCTCGGCCTCGCAGGGTCGGTGGTGCTGGCGGTCCTCGGCTTCCTCGCCCAGCACCGGCCCGGTGCCGTGCGTCGCAGGCAGCTGCTGGTCGGGGCGGGTTTCATGCTCGGTGGTTCGGTGCTCGCGATGGCAGCGCTCCAGGTCGCCCTGCTGACCGACAACTTCGCCGTTTCCTACGTCGCCGAGAACCACTCCCGTGCCACCTCGACGTTCTTCAGCATCACCGGGGCCTGGGCGGCGCTCGAGGGCAGCCTGGTCCTGTGGGTGCTCGTCCTGTCCGGATTCACCGCAGCGGTGATGCACGGGGTACGCGACACCGATGACCGGCTGGGCACCGGGGCGCTCGGCGTGCTGGGTTCAGTCGGCGCCTTCTTCTTCGGGCTGGTCGTGCTGGCGGGCAATCCTTTCGAGATTCTTGCCGAGGTACCAGCAGACGGGCCCGGGCCGAACCCGATCCTCGCCGACCACGTGCTCATGGCCGTCCACCCGCCCTTGCTGTATGTGGGCTACGTCGGTCTCACGGTGCCGTTCGCGTTCGCGATGTCCGCACTGCTCGGCAGCGTTGCGGGAGTGGAGTGGCTGCGCCGCACCCGCCGCGCGAACCTGACGGCCTGGAGCTTCCTCACCGCGGGTCTCGTGGTGGGCGCCTGGTGGTCCTACGAGGTCCTGGGCTGGGGCGGCTACTGGGCCTGGGACCCGGTGGAGAACGCCGCACTGGTTCCGTGGCTCGTCGCCACCGCCTTCCTGCACTCGGCCGTGGTACAGGTCCGGCGGGGGATGTTGCAGTCCTGGAACTTCGTCCTGGTTCTGGCGGCATTCGCCCTCACCGTCCTGGGCACGTTCCTCACCCGGAGTGCGGTCGTCCAGTCGGTACACAGCTTCAGCCAGTCCGACGTGGGCCCACCGCTGCTGGTGTTCTTCGTCGTCGTGGTGGTGACCGGGTTCGTGCTCATCGCACTGCGTGCCGAGCGCATCGCCTCCCGGGGCGGTCCCGAGTCGCTGGCCAGCCGAGAGGGCATGTTCCTGCTGAACAACCTGCTCCTGAGTCTGTTCGCGTTCGTGGTGCTGCTCGGAACCCTCTACCCGGTCGTCCTCGAGGCGATCACCGCCGAGCAGGTGTCGGTCGGACGGCCGTTCTTCGACCGGATGGCGGTCCCGCTCGGGTTCGCCCTGCTCCTCGCGATGTGGGCCGGCCCGGTCACCCCGTACCGCCATGCGTCGCCGGCGGTGGTCTGGAGACGCCTGCGCGTGCCGCTGCTCCTCGCGGCCTGTGCCGCGACGACTGCGGTCCTCGCCGGGGTGCGCTCACCGGGGGTCCTGGCCGTCGTGGCCCTGGCTACCGGGATCGCGTCGAGCACCGTGCGCCAAGCCCTGATGACCGCCCCCGCACGGACTCCCGCCGGTCTGTGGCGCCTAATCTGCGGGCAGCGCGGATACTCGGGCGGGCAGCTGGCCCACCTCGGTGTTGCTCTCTTCGTCGTGGTCGTCGCCACCTCATCCGGTCTGGCCGAACGGAGCACCGTCACCGTCGACCGTGGAGAGTCCGTCGAGTTCGCCGGCTACACGCTGACCTTCGACTACGTCGACGAACACGAGCTGCCCGACCGGCTGGTCACCGACGCACACCTGACCGTCACCGACGGGGAGCGCGTCGTCCGGGAGATGTCACCGCTACTGAACTCCTTCCCCGGCAGGCCACAGGCGGTCGGCAACCCCGACGTATGGACGACCCCGACACAGGACGTCTACGTCGCCCTCGGGAACCTGGAGCCCGAGCGCGTCACGCTCAACCTGTTCCGCTACCCGCTGATGGTCTGGATGTGGGTCGGCGGGGGCATGGTCGCGGCCGGCGGGTTCTGGGCGTTGGGCCGGCCGCGCCGGACCGCGCGGACCGCGGTCGATCCTGGCATGTCGCGGTCCGGGGAACCGGTGAACAGTGATGCCTAG
- a CDS encoding cytochrome c-type biogenesis protein: MIGGTTLLLTVAVALVLAMAPAAEQDRVQELAERLRCPVCTSVSVAESPSDTAVAMRQVIEDQVAAGRSDDEIEAYFRARYGDWAVIDPPESGSTLLLWLLPVAATVAGAALLLSRRFRRACLDAPEPSEADQARVDQALDRSRESQAQRGLEP; encoded by the coding sequence GTGATTGGCGGGACGACCCTCCTGCTGACCGTCGCCGTCGCACTGGTGCTCGCCATGGCCCCCGCAGCGGAGCAGGACCGGGTGCAGGAACTGGCCGAGCGGTTGCGCTGCCCGGTCTGCACGAGCGTGTCGGTCGCCGAGTCGCCGTCGGACACCGCTGTCGCGATGCGGCAGGTGATCGAGGACCAAGTGGCGGCGGGGCGGTCGGACGACGAGATCGAGGCCTACTTCCGTGCCCGGTACGGCGACTGGGCGGTGATCGACCCACCCGAGTCGGGCAGCACGCTGCTCCTGTGGCTGCTGCCCGTCGCGGCGACGGTCGCAGGTGCGGCACTGCTGCTGTCCCGCCGGTTCCGGCGCGCCTGCCTCGACGCGCCGGAACCGTCCGAGGCGGATCAGGCACGAGTCGACCAGGCGCTCGACCGGAGCCGCGAATCGCAGGCGCAGCGGGGGCTCGAGCCGTGA
- a CDS encoding tetratricopeptide repeat protein encodes MSRDDEIADQALQDILELEAQVAGGEIDEERARRMRRHYVCVAAEAMASPDDTGSSGPRIPAGRAPRPWTLAYVLGATVALVAGIIVLPASIVERPEGGAVTGIEPMADAPGEAPVVDPAAVDDEQLEQVVAENPEVIGMRLALADRYVAAGDHGAAMRHYLEAVRLRPDDPQVRTRLAWLLLTIGQTGPALENADRALALSPGSPDAAWVRANVLIDGTGDVPGGVGVLDGLLARPDLTPDIRSQVEDLRRRALTDPGGGQ; translated from the coding sequence GTGAGCCGGGATGACGAGATCGCCGACCAGGCGCTTCAGGACATCCTGGAACTCGAGGCGCAGGTCGCCGGAGGCGAGATCGACGAGGAACGAGCCCGGCGGATGCGCCGGCACTATGTCTGCGTCGCCGCCGAGGCGATGGCCTCGCCGGACGACACCGGATCGTCCGGCCCCCGGATCCCGGCAGGTCGTGCGCCCCGTCCGTGGACACTCGCCTACGTGCTGGGCGCCACGGTGGCGCTGGTCGCCGGGATCATCGTGCTCCCGGCGTCGATCGTGGAGCGCCCCGAAGGTGGAGCGGTCACCGGGATCGAACCGATGGCCGACGCCCCCGGTGAGGCCCCGGTGGTCGACCCGGCCGCCGTCGACGACGAACAGCTGGAGCAGGTGGTCGCCGAGAACCCCGAGGTGATCGGGATGCGGTTGGCCCTGGCGGACCGCTACGTCGCGGCAGGCGACCATGGTGCCGCGATGCGCCACTACCTCGAGGCAGTCCGCCTCCGCCCCGACGACCCGCAGGTCCGCACGCGGCTGGCCTGGCTGCTGCTGACGATCGGGCAGACCGGACCGGCCCTCGAGAACGCCGACCGGGCACTCGCCCTGAGCCCCGGCTCCCCTGACGCGGCCTGGGTCCGGGCGAATGTGCTGATCGACGGCACCGGCGACGTGCCCGGTGGCGTCGGTGTCCTCGACGGCCTGCTGGCCCGTCCGGACCTCACCCCGGACATCCGGAGCCAGGTGGAGGACCTGCGCCGCCGCGCACTGACCGACCCAGGAGGTGGGCAATGA
- a CDS encoding redoxin domain-containing protein — translation MTTRTRRWSGVRAAAVAVVVVAIGVGAVFGWRLVGGSTVVDSPLIGRPAPAAALPQLDAGGTVSLADLRGDVVVVNFWASWCVACRGEHPVLVEAARDYRDRGVIFLGVDYQDSPDSARAFLDELGRGGPNYLYVSDPGSRAALDFGLFGVPETFVLDPDGVIAAKITGPVTTGQLDGVLETVLAGERPEPGTPGSVQPAPGAPYRSPR, via the coding sequence ATGACGACGCGCACTCGTCGATGGAGTGGGGTCCGCGCAGCGGCGGTCGCCGTGGTCGTCGTGGCGATCGGGGTCGGTGCCGTGTTCGGTTGGCGCCTTGTCGGAGGATCGACGGTCGTCGACAGCCCGCTGATCGGCCGCCCGGCCCCGGCAGCGGCCCTGCCGCAACTGGACGCCGGCGGCACGGTCTCACTGGCCGACCTCCGCGGTGACGTGGTCGTCGTCAACTTCTGGGCCTCGTGGTGCGTCGCGTGCCGTGGCGAGCATCCGGTCCTCGTGGAAGCGGCCCGTGACTACCGGGACCGTGGGGTGATCTTCCTCGGCGTCGACTACCAGGACTCGCCGGACTCGGCCCGGGCGTTCCTCGACGAACTCGGCCGCGGCGGCCCGAACTATCTCTACGTCAGCGACCCGGGATCGCGCGCCGCGCTGGACTTCGGGCTCTTCGGAGTCCCAGAGACCTTCGTCCTCGATCCCGACGGCGTGATCGCAGCAAAGATCACCGGGCCGGTGACGACGGGGCAGCTGGACGGTGTTCTCGAGACCGTGCTCGCCGGGGAACGCCCCGAACCCGGGACACCCGGGTCCGTCCAGCCCGCACCGGGCGCGCCCTACAGGTCCCCCCGATGA
- a CDS encoding DsbA family protein produces MPRKTRTRSTPSLPAKGGMSNLTFSLIIVVVFVVGVGTLFGISRFNADDTSDAAAVAVRENSLRLSSAPGATVDFVEFLDFECEACGAAYPAIERLRQEYGDRVNFVIRYFPVQSHANAERAARAVEAAAQQGALEPMYKRMFETQAQWGEQQVPMDDRFRGYARDLGLDLVRFDVAYNDPATMDRIDADRNDGLSLGVQGTPTFFVNGERVTVQTFDDLRRALDDALAGS; encoded by the coding sequence ATGCCCCGCAAGACCCGCACGCGTTCGACGCCCTCGCTCCCCGCCAAGGGCGGGATGTCCAACCTGACGTTCTCCCTGATCATCGTCGTGGTGTTCGTCGTCGGAGTCGGCACCCTGTTCGGCATCAGCCGCTTCAACGCCGACGACACGTCGGACGCTGCGGCGGTCGCCGTCCGCGAGAACAGCCTGAGGCTGTCGAGTGCACCAGGCGCCACCGTCGACTTCGTAGAGTTCCTCGACTTCGAATGCGAGGCGTGCGGCGCCGCCTACCCCGCGATCGAGCGGCTGCGCCAGGAGTACGGCGACCGTGTCAACTTCGTCATCCGGTACTTCCCGGTGCAGAGCCACGCCAACGCCGAGCGGGCCGCTCGCGCCGTCGAGGCCGCTGCACAGCAGGGCGCGCTCGAACCGATGTACAAGCGGATGTTCGAGACACAGGCCCAGTGGGGGGAGCAGCAGGTGCCGATGGACGACCGGTTCCGCGGCTACGCCCGTGATCTGGGCCTGGACCTGGTTCGCTTCGACGTGGCCTACAACGACCCGGCCACCATGGATCGTATCGACGCCGACCGGAACGACGGCCTGAGCCTCGGAGTGCAGGGCACACCGACGTTCTTCGTGAACGGCGAGCGAGTCACGGTTCAGACCTTCGACGATCTTCGCCGGGCCCTCGACGATGCGCTCGCCGGGAGCTGA
- the ctaD gene encoding cytochrome c oxidase subunit I, translating into MTQVGPRPVTVRPNPTRSTGKGSTFLRMLRTTDPKDIAILYLCTSFAFFAVGGVMALLIRAELARPELQFLSTEQYNQLFTMHGTIMLLLFATPILFGFANYIVPLQIGAPDVAFPRLNSFSYWLYLFGGIIVVSGFLTPGGAADFGWFAYTPLSDAIRSPGVGGDLWIMGLVVSGLGTILGGVNFITTIVCMRAPGMTMFRLPVFTWNIFITALLILIAFPILTAALLGLAADRHLGANVFNPEHGGVVLWQHLFWFFGHPEVYIVALPFFGIVSEIFPVFSRKPLFGYKGLVFATIAIAALSVAVWAHHMYATGAVMLAFFSFTTFLIAIPTGVKFVNWIGTLWKGKITYETPMLFSVGFLVTFLFGGLTGILLAMPPVDFHVSDTYFVVAHFHYVLYGTIVFATFGGIYFWFPKMTGRFLDETLGKIHFWLTFVGFHLTFLVQHWLGNEGYPRRYADYLPMDGFTTLNMISSIGAFVLGASTLPFFYNVFKSYRFGRVVQSDDPWGFGNSLEWATSCPPPRHNFTELPRIRSERPAFDLHYPHIVQRARAEAHVGGRAHLTEVLAKEIAKESMPSEDPREN; encoded by the coding sequence ATGACCCAGGTCGGTCCACGACCGGTGACGGTTCGCCCGAACCCGACGCGCTCCACCGGGAAGGGGTCCACGTTTCTCAGGATGCTGAGGACGACGGATCCGAAGGACATCGCGATCCTGTACCTCTGCACGTCGTTCGCGTTCTTCGCGGTCGGCGGCGTGATGGCGCTGCTGATCCGCGCCGAGCTCGCGCGACCGGAGCTGCAGTTCCTGTCCACCGAGCAGTACAACCAACTGTTCACGATGCACGGCACGATCATGCTGCTGCTGTTCGCGACGCCGATCCTGTTCGGCTTCGCCAACTACATCGTGCCGCTGCAGATCGGCGCGCCCGACGTGGCGTTCCCCCGGTTGAACTCGTTCTCGTACTGGCTCTACCTGTTCGGCGGGATCATCGTCGTCTCCGGGTTCCTGACCCCGGGCGGCGCCGCGGACTTCGGCTGGTTCGCCTACACCCCGCTGTCCGACGCGATCCGCTCGCCGGGCGTCGGTGGCGACCTGTGGATCATGGGCCTGGTCGTCTCCGGCCTGGGCACGATCCTGGGTGGCGTCAACTTCATCACCACGATCGTCTGCATGCGCGCGCCGGGCATGACGATGTTCCGGCTGCCGGTCTTCACCTGGAACATCTTCATCACCGCGCTGCTGATCCTGATCGCGTTCCCGATCCTGACCGCGGCCCTGCTGGGCCTGGCCGCGGACCGGCACCTCGGTGCGAACGTGTTCAACCCGGAGCACGGCGGTGTGGTGCTCTGGCAGCACCTGTTCTGGTTCTTCGGCCATCCCGAGGTCTACATCGTCGCGCTGCCGTTCTTCGGCATCGTGTCGGAGATCTTCCCGGTCTTCTCGCGCAAGCCGCTGTTCGGCTACAAGGGCCTCGTCTTCGCGACGATCGCGATCGCGGCGCTGTCGGTCGCGGTGTGGGCGCACCACATGTACGCCACCGGCGCGGTCATGCTGGCGTTCTTCTCCTTCACCACGTTCCTGATCGCGATCCCGACGGGCGTCAAGTTCGTCAACTGGATCGGGACCCTGTGGAAGGGCAAGATCACCTACGAGACGCCGATGCTGTTCTCGGTCGGCTTCCTCGTCACGTTCCTCTTCGGTGGCCTGACCGGCATCCTGCTCGCGATGCCGCCGGTGGACTTCCACGTGTCGGACACGTACTTCGTCGTCGCGCACTTCCACTACGTGCTCTACGGCACGATCGTGTTCGCGACGTTCGGCGGGATCTACTTCTGGTTCCCGAAGATGACCGGGCGGTTCCTCGACGAGACCCTCGGCAAGATCCACTTCTGGCTGACCTTCGTCGGGTTCCACCTGACGTTCCTGGTGCAGCACTGGCTGGGCAACGAGGGCTACCCGCGCCGGTACGCCGACTACCTGCCGATGGACGGCTTCACGACGCTGAACATGATCTCCTCGATCGGTGCGTTCGTGCTCGGTGCGTCGACGCTGCCGTTCTTCTACAACGTGTTCAAGAGCTACCGGTTCGGTCGCGTCGTGCAGTCCGACGACCCGTGGGGCTTCGGCAACTCGCTGGAGTGGGCGACCTCCTGCCCGCCGCCGCGGCACAACTTCACCGAGCTGCCCCGGATCCGGTCCGAGCGTCCGGCGTTCGACCTCCACTACCCCCATATCGTGCAGCGAGCACGAGCGGAGGCGCACGTCGGCGGGAGGGCGCACCTGACGGAGGTGCTGGCCAAGGAGATCGCCAAGGAGTCCATGCCGAGCGAAGACCCGAGGGAGAACTGA
- a CDS encoding cation transporter, with product MTDRHSTGTGRELGTIDGDDATAGPVEFHVFAIGGMTCAACAGRVERKLNKVDGVVATVNLATERARVAVPSGSDPRSLARIVERAGYTARPLPPAQDLAGGGAATRTHDLRRRLAVAAVLAMPLADLSLALSLFPELRFAGWEWVFLGLALPMVLWCGWPFHRAAWIAARRGGATMDTLVSVGTLAATCWSLWIMLRGGEAEPGFGTGWAALTRTDDALYLDVAAVVITFLLAGRYFEAHAKRSAGSALSALLGWGAKDVEVMRDGGSVRFRWASCGSASCSPSG from the coding sequence GTGACAGATCGTCACTCCACCGGCACTGGGCGCGAGCTCGGGACGATCGACGGGGACGACGCCACGGCCGGTCCGGTGGAGTTCCACGTGTTCGCGATCGGAGGGATGACGTGTGCGGCGTGTGCTGGACGTGTCGAACGGAAGCTGAACAAGGTCGACGGGGTGGTGGCGACGGTCAATCTCGCCACCGAGCGTGCCCGGGTCGCCGTTCCGTCCGGTAGCGATCCCCGCTCGCTCGCCAGGATCGTCGAACGTGCCGGTTACACCGCACGGCCCCTGCCTCCCGCCCAGGATCTCGCTGGTGGCGGCGCAGCGACCCGGACGCATGATCTCCGCCGCCGGCTCGCCGTCGCGGCGGTGCTCGCCATGCCGCTGGCTGACCTGTCGCTCGCGCTCTCCCTGTTCCCCGAGCTGCGCTTCGCCGGCTGGGAGTGGGTCTTCCTCGGGCTGGCGTTGCCGATGGTGCTCTGGTGCGGGTGGCCGTTCCATCGGGCCGCGTGGATCGCGGCCCGCCGCGGCGGGGCGACGATGGACACGCTGGTATCGGTCGGCACGCTCGCGGCGACCTGCTGGTCGCTGTGGATCATGCTTCGAGGGGGCGAGGCGGAGCCGGGCTTCGGCACCGGGTGGGCGGCCCTCACCCGGACCGACGACGCGCTCTACCTCGACGTCGCGGCAGTCGTGATCACCTTCCTGCTCGCGGGACGCTACTTCGAAGCACATGCGAAACGTTCGGCAGGATCGGCGTTGAGTGCACTGCTCGGCTGGGGCGCGAAGGACGTCGAGGTCATGCGCGACGGTGGGTCCGTCCGGTTCCGGTGGGCGAGCTGCGGGTCGGCGAGCTGTTCACCGTCCGGCTAG